One segment of Rhipicephalus sanguineus isolate Rsan-2018 chromosome 6, BIME_Rsan_1.4, whole genome shotgun sequence DNA contains the following:
- the LOC119395785 gene encoding cytochrome c1 produces the protein MIVNARILCLSAVMVCMAVQVMAVPLGVASPGLAVPKCPEATNYGFLIFARLRNPCKYLCQGYPIRFEAEDNGTPCSTKKVFNGECLNGKCIAVLPPPPPPPAPAPAPEPAPAPAPAPEPAPAPAPEPAPAPAPEPEPAAAPEAAAEEPAAAEESAPAPVEEQPAAEPAAPAQEADQAAEAGAPEQAAEEPAAQEPAEDAAAEEATADEPAAEEPVAEAAAAEEAAAEEPAAEETAAEQDAAEVADAEEPAEEEQAAENAAEEPALENDQEAVEEAAADAAEQAAEDAAEQDEQQPAEDTAEAEQPSEAADQAEEAGPEVAADDAAEEGSEADAGEAEA, from the exons ATGATCGTGAACGCAAGAATCCTGTGTCTCAGCGCCGTCATGGTCTGCATGGCGGTGCAAGTTATGG CCGTTCCTTTGGGCGTGGCGTCACCAGGCTTGGCTGTTCCCAAGTGCCCGGAGGCTACCAACTACGGCTTT CTTATCTTTGCACGACTAAGAAACCCGTGCAAGTACTTGTGCCAAGGATATCCCATTCGCTTTGAAGCTGAAGACAATGGAACACCATGCTCG ACGAAAAAGGTATTCAATGGCGAATGCCTGAACGGCAAGTGCATCGCAGTGCTgccaccacccccaccaccacctgCCCCTGCGCCCGCGCCTGAGCCAGCGCCTGCTCCAGCGCCTGCACCTGAGCCCGCTCCAGCTCCCGCGCCAGAACCGGCACCTGCTCCCGCACCCGAGCCTGAGCCTGCCGCAGCACCTGAAGCAGCCGCGGAAGAACCTGCAGCAGCTGAAGAATCTGCTCCTGCACCTGTCGAAGAGCAGCCCGCCGCCGAACCCGCTGCCCCAGCGCAAGAGGCCGACCAAGCGGCTGAGGCAGGAGCACCTGAACAAGCAGCTGAAGAGCCCGCCGCCCAAGAGCCTGCTGAGGACGCCGCCGCGGAAGAGGCCACCGCTGACGAGCCCGCCGCCGAAGAGCCTGTCGCTGAAGCCGCCGCTGCCGAAGAGGCAGCCGCCGAAGAGCCTGCTGCTGAAGAAACCGCCGCTGAACAGGATGCCGCTGAAGTAGCCGATGCAGAAGAGCCCGCGGAAGAGGAGCAAGCCGCTGAAAACGCTGCTGAGGAGCCTGCGCTGGAGAATGATCAGGAAGCTGTTGAAGAAGCTGCTGCAGATGCTGCTGAACAAGCCGCCGAAGACGCTGCTGAACAAGATGAGCAGCAGCCAGCTGAAGACACGGCGGAGGCCGAACAGCCCTCCGAGGCTGCTGACCAGGCAGAAGAGGCTGGTCCTGAGGTAGCTGCCGATGACGCTGCAGAAGAAGGAAGTGAAGCTGACGCCGGCGAGGCTGAAGCGTAA